From Brachionichthys hirsutus isolate HB-005 chromosome 16, CSIRO-AGI_Bhir_v1, whole genome shotgun sequence, a single genomic window includes:
- the lmx1al gene encoding LIM homeobox transcription factor 1-alpha, with protein MLPTEISGGVCFTSSDHTEARREGMKTEESQSSCLQQPPSSTPFGPEYRGGGELCAGCESPIADRFLLRVNERSWHETCVKCAVCLSALTGTCYCRDRLLYCKHDYEKLFVRKCSACLQAIGRSELIMRVQGQVYHLGCFTCCECERRLQRGDEFVLKEGQLLCRMDYEKEREMLAAISPTPTESVKSEDEDGAIGSGGGKGGDEGKEHKRSKRPRTILTTQQRRAFKASFEVSAKPCRKVRETLAAETGLTVRVVQVWFQNQRAKMKKIARRQQQQQQQQQEQEQLGGPRRGPSRGGRQSNDDSEDGSSNHGMDGILGYPSLPRQQLLALDPNIYGGEPFRHGLTPPQLNSEQIHSYDSETVFHDLDSDGSLGHLGDCLLATGDGSLLQGRVGNPIDRLYSMQTSYFTS; from the exons ATGTTGCCGACCGAGATTTCAGGAGGAGTGTGTTTCACTTCAAG cgATCACACTGAGGCAAGGAGAGAAGGGATGAAAACAGAGGAAAGCCAGTcgtcctgtctgcagcagccaCCGTCCTCAACGCCTTTTG GTCCAGAgtacagaggagggggggagctGTGTGCGGGCTGCGAGTCTCCCATCGCCGACCGCTTCCTGCTGCGCGTGAACGAGCGCTCCTGGCACGAGACCTGCGTAAAGTGCGCCGTGTGTTTGAGTGCGCTTACCGGGACCTGTTACTGCAGGGACCGCCTGCTGTACTGCAAGCATGATTATGAAAA GCTGTTTGTAAGGAAGTGCAGCGCCTGCCTGCAGGCGATTGGACGTTCGGAGCTGATAATGCGCGTGCAAGGCCAGGTGTACCATCTGGGCTGCTTTACTTGCTGCGAGTGTGAACGGCGGCTGCAACGAGGAGATGAATTTGTGCTGAAAGAGGGCCAACTGCTGTGTCGCATGGACTATGAGAAGGAGAGGGAAATGCTGGCAGCTATTAGTCCAACACCAACTGAATCAG TGAAAagtgaggatgaagatggagcAATAGGTTCTGGTGGGGGGAAAGGTGGAGATGAAGGCAAGGAGCACAAGCGTTCAAAACGGCCACGCACTATCCTGACCACGCAGCAGCGTCGTGCCTTCAAGGCCTCCTTTGAAGTGTCCGCAAAGCCCTGCCGCAAG GTGAGGGAGACGCTGGCtgctgaaactggactcacagTGCGTGTTGTGCAAGTGTGGTTCCAAAACCAGAGAGCCAAG ATGAAAAAGATAGCtcgcagacagcagcagcagcagcagcagcagcaggaacaggagcagcTAGGAGGGCCCCGGAGAGGACCAAGTAGAGGCGGCCGCCAGAGCAACGACGACAGCGAGG ATGGCTCTAGTAACCATGGCATGGATGGAATACTGGGGTATCCCTCTCTGCCACGCCAACAGCTGCTCGCTCTTGACCCCAACATCTATGGTGGAGAACCTTTCCGACATGGACTAACACCGCCTCAGTTGAACAGTGAGCAGATCCACTCTTATG actcagagacagtgttCCATGACCTGGACAGCGATGGAAGCCTTGGTCACCTTGGAGATTGCCTCTTAGCGACTGGGGATGGCAGTCTTTTGCAAGGGCGAGTCGGAAACCCCATTGATCGTCTCTACTCCATGCAGACCTCCTACTTCACCTCCTGA